In Parasegetibacter sp. NRK P23, a single genomic region encodes these proteins:
- a CDS encoding metal-dependent hydrolase — protein sequence MDSLTHIVLGACVGELVAGKQLGKRALLFGAAAQSLPDIDFVASPFLDASSDLIAHRGITHSWFFVVICTAFLVWASRKLFPKTTMTNKRWAMLWGFEMAIHLLLDACNVYGTAWWLPFSNERVAFNLLYVADPLFTIVPLIATLLLWWKRSPEFKRQRWARISLFVCIGYILVSMGHKHKVDEAVQLAAAEQQIPVKKFFSTPTPFNILMYYSLAETDSGYYVNYRSVFDKDQPDPFRFYPKNEPLLQQARNQKEVKNLRLFSQGWYTVEKQNDTLVFNDLRFGQINGWKYRDAGFTFYYYLDRPDANGLVVQRGRLKNWNGDVVQEYVNRLFGMKK from the coding sequence ATGGATTCACTAACGCATATTGTGCTGGGTGCCTGCGTAGGCGAACTGGTGGCCGGAAAACAATTGGGGAAAAGAGCGCTGTTGTTCGGGGCCGCCGCCCAGAGTTTGCCGGATATCGACTTTGTCGCGTCTCCTTTCCTGGATGCTTCCAGCGACCTCATTGCGCACCGGGGCATCACGCATTCCTGGTTTTTTGTGGTCATTTGCACGGCCTTCCTGGTATGGGCCAGCCGGAAACTTTTTCCGAAGACCACCATGACCAATAAACGATGGGCCATGTTGTGGGGCTTCGAAATGGCCATCCACCTGTTGCTGGATGCCTGTAATGTATATGGAACCGCCTGGTGGCTGCCGTTTTCAAACGAAAGGGTGGCGTTTAATCTTTTGTACGTGGCTGATCCGTTGTTCACGATTGTTCCGCTTATCGCAACGTTATTGTTGTGGTGGAAGAGAAGCCCCGAGTTCAAAAGGCAACGATGGGCAAGGATTAGTTTGTTCGTGTGCATAGGTTATATCCTGGTAAGCATGGGGCACAAACACAAAGTGGATGAAGCCGTGCAATTGGCAGCCGCAGAACAGCAAATTCCTGTGAAGAAATTCTTCAGCACGCCAACGCCTTTTAATATCCTCATGTACTATAGCCTGGCGGAGACCGACAGCGGCTATTACGTGAATTACCGCTCTGTATTTGACAAGGATCAACCTGATCCGTTCCGGTTCTACCCAAAAAATGAGCCGTTGCTTCAACAAGCTCGGAATCAAAAAGAAGTGAAAAATCTCCGGCTTTTTTCGCAGGGATGGTATACCGTTGAAAAGCAAAATGATACCCTCGTTTTTAACGACCTGCGCTTCGGTCAGATCAATGGCTGGAAGTACCGCGATGCCGGTTTCACCTTTTATTATTACCTCGACCGGCCCGATGCCAATGGCCTGGTGGTGCAGCGGGGCAGACTCAAAAACTGGAACGGGGATGTCGTGCAGGAGTATGTCAACCGGCTGTTCGGCATGAAGAAATAA
- a CDS encoding thioredoxin fold domain-containing protein: MKKLLLAFLSIPIAFIATAQGVEFKTGSWDEVVALAKKENKLLFVDLYFEGCMPCAQMDKTTFVDPAISKFINEGFISYKTDVMKEEDGKELCVRYAAGGFPTYLFLSPDGKALDVFSGYTAAERFQTLATAAVAHNKKKKFLAYSVNGAMENYPAFYAGPYLDRQKKADPSAAMAFLEQQKDLQSEHAFLVMSRMSLNEKYSAFFLEHAQELAVKYGRMPVRNKLIDIVGKKATTMGAKGNRAGFDALVLAAKPVFTEKEWRRFHKIFMESYFKSGQDMKGLAEFMVSSGHYDWEDKVTAVAQLSNSKLSAEKWSPFLQVLTDKEIPAFEKAYAQAFVFYKLDDKSGALSAIKEAVSAPGGKPHEVENAKKFMDWLAAGASTVFTPVPVYRNKPLLSE, from the coding sequence ATGAAGAAACTATTGCTGGCTTTTTTATCTATTCCGATCGCCTTTATTGCCACTGCGCAAGGAGTTGAGTTCAAAACCGGTTCCTGGGACGAGGTCGTGGCACTGGCAAAAAAGGAGAATAAACTGCTTTTCGTGGACCTGTATTTTGAAGGCTGCATGCCTTGTGCCCAGATGGATAAAACCACTTTTGTAGACCCCGCCATCAGTAAGTTCATCAACGAAGGGTTCATCAGCTATAAAACTGATGTGATGAAAGAAGAAGACGGAAAAGAATTGTGTGTACGGTACGCCGCAGGTGGATTTCCCACCTACCTGTTTCTTTCTCCCGATGGGAAAGCCCTGGATGTGTTCAGTGGATATACTGCTGCGGAAAGATTCCAAACATTGGCTACGGCTGCGGTAGCGCACAACAAAAAGAAAAAATTCCTCGCGTACAGCGTGAACGGCGCTATGGAAAATTACCCGGCATTTTATGCCGGCCCTTACCTGGATCGTCAGAAAAAAGCGGATCCTAGCGCTGCGATGGCCTTTCTGGAGCAGCAAAAAGACCTTCAGTCGGAGCATGCGTTTCTTGTAATGTCGAGAATGTCCCTGAACGAAAAGTACAGTGCTTTTTTCCTGGAACATGCACAGGAACTGGCTGTAAAGTATGGCCGGATGCCGGTAAGAAACAAACTCATCGATATTGTAGGGAAGAAGGCCACAACAATGGGCGCAAAAGGCAACCGGGCAGGTTTTGATGCATTGGTGCTGGCGGCGAAGCCCGTATTTACTGAAAAAGAATGGAGGCGTTTCCACAAAATTTTCATGGAAAGCTATTTTAAATCAGGCCAGGACATGAAGGGGCTCGCGGAATTTATGGTTTCCAGTGGTCATTATGATTGGGAAGATAAGGTTACGGCTGTGGCACAACTCAGTAACAGTAAACTTTCTGCGGAAAAATGGTCCCCGTTCCTCCAAGTGCTTACAGATAAGGAAATTCCTGCATTTGAAAAGGCTTACGCCCAGGCTTTTGTTTTTTACAAACTGGACGATAAGTCCGGTGCATTGTCGGCCATAAAAGAGGCTGTTTCCGCGCCGGGTGGTAAACCGCATGAGGTGGAAAACGCGAAAAAGTTCATGGACTGGCTGGCGGCCGGAGCATCCACGGTGTTTACACCGGTTCCCGTTTACCGGAATAAGCCGTTGCTGAGCGAATAA
- a CDS encoding bile acid:sodium symporter family protein, with amino-acid sequence MMKATLRYLRHILISQQFVLALLAVIVAAWVYPSWGATTGAKALDTAGFWGVCLTFFLYGLKLSPEQWKAGMRNTRLHLLIQTATFLLFPLLALLVKPFFGSAQHDLWLAIFFLCALPSTVSSSVVMVSIAGGNVPGAILNAGVSSLAGIVLTPLWMSLFLSQDGDFDSGAIFLKLGYQVVLPVILGQILHKSWGGWAKKNARFLKWSDQGVILLIVYASFCESFYHRAFSDLPTAHVLYLMLGMALLFWAIYLLTGMVARKINLDQKDTITAQFCASKKSLVHGTVMSSVLFQDSAHAGLFLLPVMMYHALQLISAGYLAQKAAAQDAKEP; translated from the coding sequence ATGATGAAGGCAACGCTACGCTATCTGCGGCATATCCTTATTTCCCAACAATTCGTGCTGGCTTTGCTGGCCGTTATTGTAGCTGCCTGGGTGTATCCTTCATGGGGCGCGACAACCGGTGCGAAAGCGCTTGATACCGCCGGCTTCTGGGGTGTATGTCTCACCTTTTTCCTGTACGGTCTCAAACTGAGCCCGGAGCAATGGAAAGCAGGCATGCGCAACACGAGACTGCACCTGTTGATTCAAACGGCAACATTCTTACTGTTCCCGTTACTGGCCTTGCTGGTAAAACCGTTTTTCGGTTCAGCGCAGCACGACTTATGGCTCGCCATCTTTTTTTTATGCGCACTCCCTTCCACGGTATCATCTTCAGTGGTGATGGTTTCCATAGCGGGCGGTAATGTACCCGGCGCCATATTGAATGCAGGTGTTTCCAGTCTGGCCGGGATTGTGCTTACCCCTTTGTGGATGTCGCTCTTCCTTTCGCAGGATGGAGATTTCGATTCAGGAGCCATCTTTTTAAAGTTGGGGTACCAGGTGGTATTACCGGTGATACTGGGACAGATCCTGCACAAATCCTGGGGCGGATGGGCTAAAAAGAATGCCCGGTTCCTTAAATGGAGCGACCAGGGTGTGATCCTGCTTATTGTTTACGCATCATTCTGTGAATCTTTCTACCACAGAGCCTTCAGCGATCTGCCCACAGCACATGTGCTCTACCTGATGCTGGGCATGGCTTTACTTTTCTGGGCCATCTACTTACTAACGGGAATGGTAGCCCGAAAAATAAACCTCGATCAGAAAGATACGATTACCGCGCAGTTCTGCGCTTCGAAAAAGTCACTGGTACACGGGACGGTAATGAGCAGTGTGTTGTTCCAGGATTCTGCTCATGCTGGCCTGTTCCTCCTGCCCGTTATGATGTACCATGCGCTCCAACTGATTTCGGCGGGCTATCTTGCACAGAAGGCGGCGGCTCAGGATGCAAAGGAACCATAA
- a CDS encoding Gfo/Idh/MocA family protein — translation MQDSRRKFIRNGALAATGVWMGLPGFSAKSYNNILGSNDRLRVGVVGFSDRFKDALFPSFQAHKGAFNAEIVAISDIWKLRREEGTEWLKSRTGQAVQPFVNNEALYNSKSVDAVIISTADFQHALHAIEAVKAGCDAYVEKPFAETMSDNRAALKAIQASKKIVQIGSQRRSGGNYHAANEYIKSGKFGNITMVDLVWNVNQPGRWRRPELVAQCKEADLDWKRFLLNRPFENFDPRKYLEYRLFWPYSSGMPGQWMSHQIDTVHWFSGLKHPRSVVANGGIYQWKDGRRNWDTTTAVFDYGSDDGKQGFQVVFRSRMHNSVGGVGEVYYSNGGELNLMTNTISPKGGLQAGDARAMGMEANLLPNLKLTELETKVETAANAGGDMLTSGHMRNWLECVRSRKTPNAPVEAGYYHSIANIMVNASARMGAKATFDEATQQVMVNGKAFEL, via the coding sequence ATGCAAGATTCACGCAGAAAATTCATCAGGAACGGCGCTTTGGCCGCCACCGGGGTATGGATGGGATTACCCGGTTTTTCCGCAAAAAGTTATAACAATATACTTGGTTCGAACGACCGGTTGCGCGTTGGCGTGGTCGGTTTCTCCGATCGTTTCAAAGATGCCCTGTTCCCTTCGTTCCAGGCCCATAAAGGCGCCTTCAACGCGGAGATCGTAGCTATTTCAGATATCTGGAAACTTCGGCGCGAAGAAGGCACGGAGTGGCTCAAAAGTCGCACTGGACAAGCAGTTCAACCTTTCGTTAATAACGAGGCGCTGTACAATAGTAAGTCGGTGGATGCGGTTATCATCAGTACAGCGGACTTCCAGCACGCACTGCACGCCATTGAGGCCGTGAAAGCGGGGTGTGACGCTTATGTGGAGAAGCCTTTCGCGGAAACGATGAGCGACAACCGTGCCGCGCTGAAAGCGATTCAGGCGAGTAAAAAAATAGTGCAGATCGGCTCTCAACGCCGGAGTGGCGGTAACTACCACGCGGCCAACGAATACATTAAAAGCGGTAAGTTCGGGAACATCACCATGGTTGACCTGGTATGGAACGTGAACCAGCCCGGCAGATGGCGCCGCCCCGAACTGGTGGCGCAATGCAAGGAGGCGGACCTTGATTGGAAGCGGTTCCTCCTGAACCGTCCGTTTGAAAACTTTGATCCCCGCAAATACCTTGAATACCGCCTTTTCTGGCCTTATTCTTCGGGCATGCCCGGGCAATGGATGAGCCATCAGATTGATACGGTACACTGGTTCTCCGGACTCAAACATCCGCGCAGTGTCGTCGCCAATGGCGGGATTTACCAATGGAAAGACGGGCGTCGCAACTGGGATACCACCACCGCCGTATTTGATTACGGCTCCGATGATGGCAAACAGGGCTTCCAGGTGGTATTCAGGTCAAGGATGCACAACAGTGTTGGCGGAGTGGGAGAAGTGTATTACTCCAATGGCGGTGAACTCAACCTCATGACGAATACCATTTCCCCGAAGGGAGGCCTCCAGGCAGGAGATGCCCGGGCTATGGGTATGGAAGCCAACCTGCTGCCCAACCTGAAACTTACTGAACTGGAAACGAAAGTGGAAACCGCCGCCAACGCCGGTGGTGATATGCTCACGTCCGGGCATATGCGCAACTGGCTGGAATGCGTGCGCTCCCGGAAAACGCCCAACGCTCCTGTAGAAGCCGGATACTATCATTCCATCGCGAACATTATGGTAAACGCTTCCGCCCGGATGGGCGCAAAAGCTACATTCGATGAAGCTACGCAGCAGGTGATGGTGAACGGGAAGGCTTTCGAACTCTAG
- a CDS encoding DMT family transporter yields MLTSRKYRGYLLALAATVIWSGNFIVARGLKDNIPPVSLSVFRWGTAALVLLPFAWKGLIADWPMIRKQLKLLIPISFLGISVFNTLLYMAAHHTSAVNMSLIAISGPLFVALLNKFIFREKFGALRSTGFVVVIAGLLLLITKGDLSALTSLRFSKGDLLMAGGAFLFSFYTVLLKLKNPGIRPGSVLLFTFLAGTIMLLPFWGVEMYYYEPELHFNGETLGQIAYIGIGASLLSYYCWNNAVELIGSTNTSAVYNLLPLFSAIAAAVFLGEKLLPVQAISGIVILAGLLLITRVRKPSRSPSPAA; encoded by the coding sequence ATGCTGACATCACGCAAATACCGCGGCTACCTGTTGGCCCTGGCGGCCACGGTTATATGGTCGGGGAACTTTATTGTGGCGAGAGGATTAAAAGACAATATTCCCCCGGTGAGTTTATCTGTGTTCCGGTGGGGAACCGCGGCGCTGGTGCTGCTGCCTTTCGCCTGGAAAGGACTTATTGCCGACTGGCCAATGATACGCAAACAACTGAAGTTACTTATACCAATCTCTTTTCTGGGGATCTCGGTATTCAATACATTATTGTACATGGCGGCGCATCATACTTCTGCGGTAAACATGTCGCTCATCGCCATATCGGGACCGTTATTCGTAGCGCTGCTCAATAAATTCATTTTCAGGGAAAAGTTTGGCGCACTGCGTTCAACCGGCTTTGTAGTAGTGATTGCCGGGTTGTTGCTGCTGATCACCAAAGGAGACCTGTCGGCCCTTACCAGCCTGCGTTTCAGCAAAGGCGACCTGCTGATGGCGGGTGGAGCCTTCCTGTTTTCATTCTACACTGTTCTGTTGAAACTGAAAAATCCCGGTATCCGCCCGGGATCGGTCCTGCTGTTCACTTTCCTGGCGGGAACAATCATGCTGCTTCCCTTCTGGGGCGTGGAAATGTATTATTATGAGCCTGAACTGCATTTCAATGGGGAAACACTGGGACAAATCGCGTACATCGGCATTGGCGCTTCGCTGCTTTCTTATTATTGCTGGAACAATGCCGTGGAACTGATCGGTTCCACCAATACGTCGGCGGTATATAACCTGTTGCCTTTATTCAGCGCCATCGCGGCAGCAGTTTTCCTGGGTGAAAAACTGCTGCCGGTTCAGGCCATTAGTGGTATCGTTATTTTAGCGGGACTTCTCCTAATTACTAGAGTTCGAAAGCCTTCCCGTTCACCATCACCTGCTGCGTAG
- a CDS encoding DUF2891 domain-containing protein translates to MRKLFLLLLTLCCMQYLSAQQFTTKSNGKIRLTDAGAAFFASLPLKCLNKEYPYKTGIVFGNETQVTAPKNYHPAFFGCFDWHSSVHGHWVLVKMLRHFPSIPQAVTIKQQLSEHLSKENIEKELQLFSGENASFERIYGWAWFLQLHRELVLWNDPWAQQLATNLEPLSKHFASAWISFLSRLAYPIRVGEHTNLAFGLNLTWDYAETVKDTALQQSISKAAFRFYGNDVNAPIVYEPGGYDFLSPSLEEARLMSKLMPASAYRPWLKQFLPQLFTDPAAVLKIAIVNDRTDGKLVHLDGLNLSRSWCLNAIAEKLPVQEGLPLKRLAEKHLEAALPNVASGDYAGEHWLASFATYALMP, encoded by the coding sequence ATGCGCAAACTTTTTTTGTTGTTGCTAACCTTGTGCTGCATGCAGTATCTGTCCGCGCAGCAGTTTACGACTAAATCAAACGGTAAAATCAGGCTCACAGATGCAGGCGCAGCCTTCTTCGCTTCGCTTCCGCTGAAATGCCTGAACAAGGAATATCCTTATAAAACGGGTATTGTATTTGGGAATGAAACGCAGGTGACCGCGCCCAAAAATTACCATCCCGCATTCTTCGGGTGTTTCGATTGGCACTCCAGTGTGCATGGTCATTGGGTGTTGGTGAAGATGCTTCGGCATTTCCCTTCCATTCCGCAGGCCGTTACCATTAAGCAGCAACTCTCTGAACATCTGTCAAAAGAAAATATAGAAAAGGAATTGCAGTTGTTCAGTGGTGAGAATGCCAGTTTTGAACGCATCTATGGCTGGGCCTGGTTCCTGCAACTGCACCGCGAACTCGTGCTGTGGAACGATCCCTGGGCGCAACAACTGGCCACGAACCTTGAGCCGTTGAGCAAACATTTTGCTTCGGCTTGGATCAGTTTTCTTTCACGACTGGCTTATCCGATCAGGGTGGGGGAGCATACCAATCTCGCGTTCGGACTCAACCTTACCTGGGACTATGCGGAAACCGTGAAAGATACTGCGCTCCAGCAGTCCATCAGTAAAGCGGCTTTCCGTTTCTATGGAAATGATGTAAATGCGCCGATTGTATATGAACCGGGCGGTTACGATTTTTTAAGTCCATCCCTGGAAGAAGCGCGGTTGATGTCGAAGCTGATGCCGGCTTCCGCTTACCGGCCCTGGCTGAAGCAGTTTCTTCCCCAATTATTCACGGATCCCGCTGCCGTATTAAAAATAGCGATCGTGAACGACCGTACAGATGGCAAACTCGTGCATCTTGATGGGCTTAACCTGAGCCGTTCCTGGTGCCTGAACGCCATTGCGGAGAAATTGCCGGTGCAGGAAGGGCTTCCACTGAAGAGACTGGCGGAAAAGCACCTGGAAGCGGCGTTGCCCAATGTGGCTTCCGGAGATTATGCAGGGGAACACTGGCTTGCTTCATTCGCTACCTACGCCTTGATGCCATAA
- a CDS encoding RNA polymerase sigma-70 factor → MEGLGNYDAYSDEQLLVPLASGDVAAFEELYHRHWQSMYRFAWNILKEEAAATDLVQDVFLWLWTHRATANISHVKAYLHGAIKFKAANYIRSGKVRDSFFEEVRLKHAEPTSDSIEEALEIRELKAIIAHAVNQLPDKCREIFILSRDHGLSHREIAAQLGLSVKTVENQVGIALKKIRTSIDMRSGEKGWNMAASPKMLLEVVLLSGYGSFAS, encoded by the coding sequence ATGGAAGGATTGGGCAATTACGATGCATACTCCGACGAACAGCTCCTGGTACCCCTTGCCTCCGGCGATGTGGCCGCGTTCGAAGAATTGTACCACCGCCACTGGCAAAGCATGTACCGTTTCGCCTGGAACATCCTGAAAGAAGAAGCCGCAGCCACCGATCTTGTGCAGGATGTATTCCTTTGGTTGTGGACACACCGGGCAACCGCAAATATCTCCCACGTAAAAGCATACCTGCACGGCGCCATTAAATTCAAGGCCGCGAACTATATCCGTTCCGGGAAAGTACGCGATAGTTTTTTTGAAGAAGTACGCCTGAAACATGCAGAACCTACCAGCGATTCCATTGAAGAGGCCTTAGAGATCAGGGAACTGAAAGCCATCATCGCCCACGCCGTAAACCAACTCCCCGACAAATGCAGGGAGATATTCATCCTTAGCCGGGATCATGGGCTTTCACACCGGGAAATCGCGGCGCAATTAGGATTGTCCGTTAAAACAGTGGAAAACCAGGTAGGTATCGCGTTGAAAAAGATCCGCACCTCCATTGATATGCGTTCCGGCGAAAAAGGATGGAACATGGCTGCTTCTCCCAAAATGTTGCTGGAGGTGGTGCTCCTTTCCGGTTATGGTTCCTTTGCATCCTGA
- a CDS encoding TlpA disulfide reductase family protein: MTTLAKIFFSGTVLLAGTAVKAQGTLADSLNRKYTVMARSSNPDTLQLLQKELYGLLKSKDERIWNVARNGFYQMKKGSVSDSLQKVMVKKFPNGSTARSAGVGKIYDEKDLLKKEALYKAWLKKFPPENAGSEKIEYDYAKQALATAFAQAGNTPKALQYSDDFYTAPWRGEGFAGVGVFLLRAGDTTAALPLFKKAIAATEAFLDKRKDEPGAAFAAVGYPGYCMTYAEIMLAQKNYTEALKYLTLAEENSRTTRTGLSAAKARIMKGLGRNLEAFKALETTIAEGQGDDKMKAELKAMYVQLNGTDAGFEKYQADMKKQFLEKLRTQLSKQLIKEPAAPFTLKDASGKQVSLADYKGKVVVLDFWATWCGPCKRSFPAMQVAVDKYAKDENVHFLFVDTWENVADYEAEVNKFITENKYRFHVVFDPRHPETKASAVADAYKVNSIPAKFVIDGNGNIRFKMSGFSGGNDAAVEELSEMIEMARKSS, translated from the coding sequence ATGACTACACTTGCTAAAATCTTTTTCTCAGGCACGGTTTTACTAGCCGGCACAGCCGTGAAAGCACAAGGAACCCTGGCCGATAGTTTAAACAGGAAATACACTGTCATGGCCCGTTCCAGCAACCCCGATACCCTTCAACTGTTACAGAAAGAATTGTACGGTTTGCTAAAGTCGAAAGACGAAAGAATATGGAACGTTGCCCGCAATGGGTTCTATCAAATGAAGAAAGGCTCCGTTTCCGATTCCTTGCAAAAAGTGATGGTGAAGAAGTTTCCCAACGGATCAACCGCGAGAAGTGCCGGTGTTGGTAAAATATACGATGAAAAAGATCTCCTGAAAAAGGAAGCCCTTTACAAGGCCTGGCTGAAAAAGTTTCCACCCGAAAATGCCGGCAGCGAAAAAATTGAATACGATTATGCAAAGCAGGCCCTGGCCACTGCTTTCGCACAGGCGGGTAATACTCCTAAGGCACTGCAATACAGCGATGATTTTTATACCGCGCCCTGGAGAGGGGAAGGCTTTGCTGGCGTAGGTGTTTTTTTGTTAAGGGCCGGGGATACCACCGCTGCGCTTCCTTTATTTAAAAAGGCCATCGCCGCCACGGAAGCGTTTCTGGATAAAAGAAAAGATGAACCCGGCGCGGCTTTCGCGGCAGTGGGCTATCCCGGCTATTGCATGACATATGCTGAAATCATGCTGGCGCAGAAAAATTATACGGAGGCGCTGAAGTACCTCACGCTGGCAGAAGAAAACAGCCGTACAACACGTACCGGACTAAGTGCTGCCAAGGCGCGGATTATGAAAGGACTGGGCAGAAACCTGGAAGCTTTTAAAGCGTTGGAAACCACCATCGCGGAAGGACAGGGTGATGATAAAATGAAGGCAGAACTGAAAGCCATGTACGTTCAACTGAATGGTACGGATGCGGGTTTCGAAAAATACCAGGCCGACATGAAAAAGCAGTTCCTCGAAAAGTTAAGAACGCAACTTTCCAAACAACTCATTAAAGAACCGGCGGCGCCATTTACACTGAAGGATGCTTCCGGTAAGCAGGTGTCGCTGGCAGATTACAAAGGAAAGGTGGTGGTACTCGATTTCTGGGCAACCTGGTGCGGCCCCTGCAAACGCTCCTTCCCAGCCATGCAGGTGGCAGTGGATAAATATGCGAAGGATGAGAACGTACATTTCCTGTTCGTGGATACCTGGGAGAATGTGGCCGACTATGAGGCTGAAGTGAATAAGTTCATCACAGAAAACAAATACCGTTTTCACGTGGTATTCGATCCCCGCCACCCCGAAACAAAAGCGTCTGCCGTAGCGGATGCTTACAAGGTAAACAGTATTCCCGCCAAGTTTGTAATTGATGGAAACGGGAACATCCGTTTTAAAATGAGTGGCTTCTCCGGTGGAAACGATGCCGCCGTGGAAGAACTGAGTGAAATGATTGAAATGGCCCGTAAATCATCTTAA
- a CDS encoding DUF1080 domain-containing protein, with protein sequence MLKNLLVAATFLVGAAGSQAQNAAFTPLFNGKDLSGWKQLGGKAQYVVENGTITGITVPKTPNSFLVTEKEYGDFILELDMWMDSAANSGIQVRSLSKPDYLDGRVHGYQVEVDPSERGWSGGVYDESRRGWLYPMELNPSSKKLFKLGAWNHYRIEFVGNTLRTFLNGKPAAYVIDDANNKGFIALQVHSIGNEKEAGRKIRWKNVRIQTKNVKPTAYDGKMKVVNMLPNNLSAEEKKSGYTLLWDGVSTKGWKGAYKNTFPEKGWKIENGELVVLSSNGGESTNGGDIVTEKKFSAFVLEFDFKLSKGANSGVKYFVTESENNAGSAIGLEFQVLDDAVHPDAKMGAAGNRTIASLYDLIPSYKHPNAIKPVGEWNKGMVVVYPDNRVEHWLNGVRVLHYERGSQYFIGLVARSKYAQWKDFGMAKEGRILLQDHGDEVRFRSIKIKTL encoded by the coding sequence ATGTTGAAGAACTTACTAGTTGCCGCGACTTTCCTGGTGGGCGCGGCCGGGTCGCAGGCTCAGAATGCGGCATTTACACCCTTGTTTAACGGAAAAGATTTGTCAGGATGGAAACAACTGGGCGGCAAAGCGCAGTATGTGGTAGAAAATGGCACCATCACCGGGATTACCGTTCCCAAAACGCCCAACTCCTTTCTTGTAACGGAAAAAGAATACGGAGACTTTATTCTTGAACTGGATATGTGGATGGACAGTGCCGCGAACAGTGGCATCCAGGTCCGTAGTTTGTCGAAGCCCGATTACCTCGATGGGCGCGTACACGGCTACCAGGTGGAAGTGGATCCTTCTGAACGCGGCTGGAGCGGCGGCGTGTATGATGAGTCGCGCAGGGGCTGGTTGTACCCTATGGAACTCAACCCTTCTTCCAAAAAACTGTTTAAACTGGGTGCATGGAACCATTACAGGATCGAGTTCGTAGGCAATACGCTGCGCACTTTCCTGAATGGAAAACCCGCCGCTTATGTGATTGATGACGCCAATAATAAAGGCTTCATCGCTTTGCAGGTGCATTCTATCGGCAATGAAAAAGAAGCCGGAAGGAAGATTCGCTGGAAGAATGTACGCATTCAGACAAAAAACGTAAAACCTACAGCATACGACGGCAAGATGAAGGTCGTGAACATGCTGCCCAATAATCTTTCAGCAGAAGAAAAGAAAAGCGGTTATACCTTACTGTGGGACGGTGTTTCCACCAAAGGCTGGAAGGGTGCATATAAAAATACTTTCCCTGAAAAAGGCTGGAAAATTGAGAATGGCGAACTCGTGGTGCTGTCTTCCAATGGTGGTGAATCTACCAACGGCGGAGACATCGTTACTGAAAAAAAGTTCAGCGCCTTCGTGCTTGAATTCGATTTTAAATTATCGAAAGGCGCCAACAGCGGTGTGAAATATTTCGTAACGGAATCTGAAAACAATGCCGGCTCCGCGATTGGTCTTGAGTTCCAGGTGCTGGACGATGCCGTTCACCCCGATGCTAAAATGGGCGCTGCAGGAAACCGGACCATCGCTTCCTTGTACGATCTTATTCCTTCTTACAAACATCCCAATGCCATTAAACCTGTTGGTGAATGGAACAAGGGGATGGTAGTGGTGTATCCCGATAACCGTGTGGAGCACTGGCTGAACGGTGTACGTGTGTTGCATTATGAGCGGGGCAGCCAATATTTCATCGGGCTGGTGGCCAGGAGCAAATATGCCCAGTGGAAGGATTTCGGCATGGCGAAAGAAGGCCGGATATTGCTTCAGGATCATGGCGATGAAGTACGTTTCAGAAGCATCAAAATAAAAACCCTCTAA